Proteins encoded together in one Cicer arietinum cultivar CDC Frontier isolate Library 1 chromosome 4, Cicar.CDCFrontier_v2.0, whole genome shotgun sequence window:
- the LOC101495552 gene encoding ruBisCO large subunit-binding protein subunit beta, chloroplastic-like has translation MASCNLSSCNLSSSASISSFSSNASRRRTTNNVALTRRSRNPKVSAMAKELHFNKDGSAIKKLQNGVNKLADLVGVTLGPKGRNVVLESKYGSPKIVNDGVTVAKEVELEDPVENIGAKLVRQAAAKTNDLAGDGTTTSVVLAQGLIAEGVKVVAAGANPVLITRGIEKTAKALVAELKLMSKEVEDSELADVAAVSAGNNHEVGNMIAEALSKVGRKGVVTLEEGKSAENSLYVVEGMQFDRGYISPYFVTDSEKMSVEYENCKLLLVDKKITNARDLINILEDAIRSGFPILIIAEDIEQEALATLVVNKLRGSLKIAALKAPGFGERKSQYLDDIAILTGGTVIREEVGLSLDKAGKEVLGNASKVVLTKDTTTIVGDGSTQEAVTKRVSQIKNQIEAAEQEYEKEKLNERIAKLSGGVAVIQVGAQTETELKEKKLRVEDALNATKAAVEEGIVVGGGCTLLRLASKVDAIKDTLANDEEKVGADIVKRALSYPLKLIAKNAGVNGSVVSEKVLSNDNTRYGYNAATGKYEDLMSAGIIDPTKVVRCCLEHAASVAKTFLMSDCVVVEIKEPEPVVAGNPMDNSGYGM, from the exons ATGGCATCTTGTAACCTCTCTTCATGCAACCTTTCTTCCTCCGCTTCCATTTCCTCGTTCTCCTCTAATGCCTCCCGTAGAAGAACCACAAACAACGTCGCTCTCACTAGAAGGAGCCGAAACCCCAAAGTCTCCGCTATGGCCAAGGAATTGCATTTCAACAAAGATGGCTCCGCTATCAAGAAACTTCAG AATGGTGTGAACAAGCTTGCGGATTTGGTTGGTGTTACTCTTGGTCCTAAAGGAAGGAATGTTGTTCTTGAGAGCAAGTATGGTTCTCCTAAAATTGTTAACGATGGTGTTACTGTTGCCAAAGAG GTTGAGTTGGAGGATCCAGTTGAGAATATTGGTGCCAAATTGGTGAGACAAGCAGCTGCCAAGACAAACGATTTGGCGGGTGATGGAACCACTACCTCTGTTGTTTTGGCTCAGGGTCTTATTGCAGAAGGTGTCAAG GTTGTTGCAGCAGGTGCAAACCCTGTGCTCATCACACGTGGCATTGAGAAAACAGCGAAGGCACTTGTGGCTGAGCTTAAACTGATGTCAAAAGAG GTTGAAGATAGTGAATTGGCAGATGTGGCAGCAGTAAGTGCAGGGAACAATCATGAGGTTGGAAATATGATTGCCGAAGCATTGAGTAAGGTTGGTAGAAAGGGTGTTGTGACACTTGAGGAGGGGAAGAGTGCCGAGAACAGTTTATATGTTGTTGAGGGGATGCAATTTGACCGTGGTTATATTTCACCCTACTTTGTTACCGACAGTGAGAAAATGTCTGTTGAATATGAGAACTGCAAG TTGCTATTGGTTGACAAAAAGATAACCAATGCAAGGGATCTTATTAACATATTGGAGGATGCAATTAGAAGTGGTTTTCCTATTTTGATAATTGCCGAGGATATTGAACAAGAAGCTTTAGCAACTCTTGTTGTGAACAAACTTAGAGGATCACTGAAGATTGCAGCACTCAAGGCCCCTGGATTTGGAGAACGCAAGAGCCAGTACCTCGATGATATTGCCATCTTGACTGGag GTACTGTTATCAGAGAGGAGGTTGGCCTTAGCTTAGACAAAGCTGGGAAAGAGGTTCTTGGCAATGCCTCCAAGGTGGTGCTCACCAAAGACACAACCACAATTGTTGGTGATGGAAGTACCCAGGAAGCAGTTACCAAGAGAGTTTCACAAATTAAGAACCAAATTGAG GCTGCAGAACAAGAGTATGAAAAGGAGAAGCTGAATGAAAGGATTGCAAAACTATCCGGTGGTGTGGCTGTAATACAG GTTGGTGCACAAACTGAGACAGAACTCAAGGAAAAGAAATTGAGAGTTGAAGACGCTCTTAATGCTACAAAG GCAGCTGTTGAAGAGGGTATTGTAGTTGGTGGTGGGTGCACTTTGCTCAGACTTGCATCAAAGGTGGATGCAATCAAGGATACCCTTGCAAATGATGAAGAAAAA GTGGGTGCAGACATTGTTAAAAGAGCTCTTAGTTACCCTCTGAAATTAATAGCAAAAAATGCTGGTGTAAATGGCAGTGTTGTCAGTGAGAAG GTTCTGTCCAATGACAATACAAGATATGGATATAATGCTGCCACTGGAAAATACGAAGATTTAATGTCTGCCGGGATCATCGATCCGACAAAG GTGGTCAGATGTTGCCTGGAACATGCAGCCTCTGTTGCCAAAACGTTCTTAATGTCAGACTGTGTTGTTGTTGAGATAAAGGAACCTGAGCCTGTAGTTGCTGGCAACCCCATGGACAATTCAG GCTATGGTATGTAG